The Streptomyces cathayae DNA segment CGCAACTCGGTGATCGACTACGCGGCCGCCGAACGCAACGGGGTGACCGTGTGCGGTACGGAAAGCACGTCGACCCCGCCGGTCGAGCTGACGTGGGCGCTGTTGCTCGGCCTCGCCCGCGGCATCGTCACGGAGAACAACGCGCTGCGCGCGAACGGCCCCTGGCAGTCCACGGTCGGTGCCGACCTGCACGGCCGCCGGCTCGGCCTGCTCGGCCTGGGGAAGATCGGCAGCCGGGTGGCCCGGGTGGGCCTCGCCTTCGGTATGGAGGTGGTCGCGTGGAGCCAGAACCTCACCGAGGAACGCACGGACGAGGTCGGCGTCCAACTGGCCGGCTCCCAGGAGGAACTCCTCGCCACCAGCGACTTCGTCTCGCTCCACCTTGTCCTGAGCGACCGGACCCGCGGGCTGCTCGGCGCGCCCGAACTGGCCCTGCTCAAGCCGACCGCCTACCTGGTGAACACCTCACGGGCGGCCCTCGTCGACCAGGACGCCCTGCTCGCCGTGCTGCGGGAGGGACGGATCGCCGGAGCCGGAGTCGACGTGTTCGACGTCGAGCCCCTGCCCGCCGACCATCCCCTGCGCACCGCGCCCCGGCTCCTGGCCACCCCCCACCTCGGCTACGTCTCGCAGAACAACTACCGCACCTATTACGGCCAGGCCGTCGAGGACATCGAGGCATTCCTGGCGGGCGAGCCCGTACGACGTCTTGGCTGAGCCATGTGGTGGTAAATCCGTGAGCACTTCGGCCATCACTGTCCCTCTGCCGCTCGTTTGAGCGGTAAAGGGACACTTGCCCTCCAACTGCTCACAACTTTCAGCAAGCCCCCGCCCCTGGCCTCGGGTTCGGGGCGCCGAACCGTCGGGTGTGGCCGAGCGGTCGGCGGAACGAATGGACGTGGTGTGGATCCCGTGGGGCGGCCTGATCCTCGCGGCTTTGCGCGAACTGGCCACGGAGTGCTCAGGGGAGGCGGTGCCCCATCTTCGCCGACTGACGGTTGTGGCCCTTCGTGTCCCACCACTCCTCCAGCAACGCGCGCACGATGTGCACAAGTTGCTCAAGCCGGTCGGGGTCCGGGGCCGACGAGACGAGGACGTCGACGAAGGAGCTGTCGTCCCAGGGGAGCGTGACCGCCCAGCGTTCGTCCTGTCGTCCCGGGCGCTCCACCGTGATCCGGTATTCCAGCACGGCGGCGCCACCCGGACGGTGCTCCACCGACAGCTCGGCGATGGCGAACCTCATACTGCCGTCACCGGTCGTGTACGAACGGGCGAGCGCCTGCTCGGCCGGTTTCCTGGCCGTCATGCTCGCTCCTTTTCCTCGGTGTGGCGGGAGTGTCAGTCGGCGGTTCCGTTCCCCTCCGGTGCGTTGGCGGGTGGCTGCTGCACGACGAAAGACCCCTTGCCCCGTACGGTCACGATGAGCCCTCGCTCGCGGAGTTCTTGTGCCGCCCGCCGTGCGGTGAGCCGTGCCACCCCGTACTCGTCGGCGAGGTGATTCTCCGAGGGGATCGGCCTGTCCGGTGCCAGCTCGCCCGACTCGATCTTCTTCGCGATCACGTCGGCCAGTTGAACGTAGAGCGGTCGTGCGCTCATCGGATCCAGAGTCGGCGTCGACTCCTCTGTATCGCTCATATGTCCAACATAGGTATGCCCTCATGTCCACTAACGAGTGGATCCCTCTGTACTTGTCTGCAGAGGGCTGTAGCTCGATATAGCTTCATAGCCAAGAAAGCCCCGGCGAGGTGGATCAGACCTCCCGGGGCGCGGCCAACGCTGTATTGGGAGCGTCGACATGCATGACCTTATCCACCGCCTCGCCCATCGGCTGGGCCTTCTCTTCGGTCCCGGCACCGGAGCCCACCGGGCGGGCAGCCCCCGTCCCGCGCATCTTGCCGCCGGCCCCGTGCCCGCCACAGACTCCGCCTGCCTCCCCCCGCACCGTTCCCCGTACTGCCTGCACCTCCCCCTCGACGGCACCGACTCCCGGCTCGTCCGCCCCTACCTCGCCGCCCACGAACAGGAGCGGGCGGCACGTCAGTGGCGTCGCAGGGTCGCTCTCGTCCTCGCCGCCGACTTCGGGATCGACCTCGACCAGCACACCGTCGGCGCGGGGAAGGTGGCCGCGTGATGAAGTCGTACCCCTCGCTCCGGCTGCTGCCCTGGTCCTCGCCGGACGGAAAGCCCTGCTTCCTCGCCGACGGCGGTGAGGGCGGATACGTCTCGCGGCTGGCTGACGAGACGGAGGCCCGGCAGCTGGCCGACGGCCTGGACGTGCTCCGCCGTGCCCGGCGGGTGCTGGAGGACCCGATGTCCCCGTACGTCGAGGTGCGGTACGCCGGTGTCCGTCTCACCGAGTGCCTCGCCGACACCCTGCGCGTCGCGGAATCCCGCGGCCGACGCCTGCCCTCGCCGGAAAGCACGGAAGGCGGAGGGGCGGACGAGTAGTCGGTGAACGGCGGTGCCGAGTGCCGCTACAGCGGCTTCGCGTAGCAGAGGCTGCTGTCATGGAAGCGGTAGTAGCCGAACTTCTCGCAGGGCTCGTAGCCGCTGGAGGTGTAGAGGGCGACGGCCTCCGGCTGCTGGGTGCCGGTCTCCAGGACCATGCGGAGGCGGCCGGCCGCGCGGGCGTCCTCCTCCAGAGCGGCCAGAATGCGGCGGGCCAGGCCCCGGCCGCGCATCCCCTCGGCCACGTACATCCGCTTCAGCTCGGCGTCCCCGTCGCGGTTGCCCTCGCCGTTGGTGTTCTGGACGCGCCAGCCGCCGGAGGCGACGGGGGTGTCGTTCTCGTCGTAGGCGAGCAGGTAGACGCCGTTCGGCGGGCGGAAGTCCGCGGGGTCCATGGGGGTGGCGTCACCGCCGTCGCCGTAGCGGACGTGGTACTCGGCCTGGACCTCGTCGTTCAGCTTGACGGCGTCGGGGTGGTCGTAGGAGACGCGGCGGATATTCATGCGAAGTAAGGTATATCAATCCGGGTGAGGTGAGGGTCCGTTTTCCGGGCCCGGAACGGGACCCGTCCAGTGTGCCGGTATCGTGCCCTGATGTTCACTGTGACCTCCGTCAACGTCAACGGACTGCGTGCCGCCGCGAAGAAGGGCTTCGTGGAGTGGCTGGAGCGGACCTCCGCCGATGTGGTGTGTCTGCAGGAGGTGCGCGCGGAGCCGCAGCAGCTGCCCGAGCACGTCCGGGAGCCCGAGGGGTGGCACGTGGTGCACGCGCCCGCCGCGGCGAAGGGGCGCGCGGGGGTCTCGCTGTACACGCGGCGCGCGTCCGATCGCGTCCAGGTCGGCTTCGGGTCGGCCGAGTTCGACGGCAGCGGGCGGTACGTGGAGGTGGACCTGCCCGGCGTCACCGTCGCCTCGCTCTACCTGCCCTCCGGTGAGGTCGGCACCGAGCGGCAGGACGAGAAGATCCGCTTCATGGGGGAGTTCCTCGCCTATCTGAAGGGCCTGCGGGAGCGGGCCGCCGCCGACGGCCGGGAGGTCGTGGTGTGCGGGGACTGGAACATCGCGCACCAGCAGGCCGACCTGAAGAACTGGCGCGGCAACACCAAGAACTCCGGGTTCCTGCCGGAGGAACGGGAGTGGCTCTCCCGCGTCCTCGATCCGGCCGAGGGCGGGTACGTGGACGTCGTCCGGGCGCTGCATCCGGGTGTCGACGGGCCGTACTCGTGGTGGTCGTACCGGGGGCGGGCCTTCGACAACGACGCGGGCTGGCGCATCGACCTCGCCGTGGCCACGCCCGGGCTCGCCGCCCGCGCGGTCGAGGGCCACGTGGAACGCGCGGCCACGCACGCCGAACGCTGGTCGGACCACGCTCCGGTGACGGTGGTGTTCCGGCCCCGGGACTGAGGCGCCCGCCGCCCGGTGGGGTGGTGTGCCGGTGTTCCGGCCTCGGGGCTGACGCCCGGTGGGGGTGGTGCGCCGCGGGTATGCCGCGCGGGCGGAGTGCCACCGGGTCCCGGCCGCTGCCGGGGCCCCGGGCGCCGGCCCGCCGTGGGGGTCAGCTTCCGTCGGGGGGTGGGGGCAGGATGCGGCAGAGGGCGTCGAGCGCCGCTCCGAAGCCGTGGTCGGGAGGGGCGGCGTAGCCGACGACCAGGCCGTCGTGCGCGGGCATGGTGGCGGCCGGGTGCCGGAAGCCGGCGAGCCCGTCCACGGCGACGCGCTCCCGGGCCGCGGCCCCGGTCACCGACCGCTCGGTGCCGGGTGGCAGGCCCAGCACCGCGTGCAGCCCGGCGGCGATGCCCGTGAGGGCGATGTGCGGCGCCCGGTGGGCGAGAAGGCCGACGAGACGGTCCCTGCGGTCCCGGTAACGCTGCCGGGTCCGGCGGATGTGCCGGTCGTAATGGCCCGATTCGATGAAATCGGCGAGCGTCAACTGGTCCGTGACACCGGCCCACGCCTCGCGCTCGCCCTTGACGCGCAGGACGGGCTCCACCAGGTGGTCCGGCAGGACCATCCACCCCAGCCTCAGCGCGGGGGAGAGGCTCTTGCTGAGCGAGCCCAGGTACACGACACGCTGCGGATCGAGACCCTGGACGGCACCCACCGGCTCCCGGTCGTAGCGGAACTCCCCGTCGTAGTCGTCCTCCAGCAGCAGGCCCCCGCTCCCGCGTGCCCAGTCCACCGCGGCGGCCCGCCGCTCGGGGTGGAGCGGCCCTCCCGTCGGGAACTGGTGGGCGGGGGTGAGCAGCGCCGCCCGTACGCCCTTCAGCGCGGACAACTCCGCGGTGCGCGCCCCGTGTTCGTCCAATGTCAGAGGTACGGTCCGGACGCGCGCGGCCTGCAGGACCGACCGGTGGAAGGGCAGTCCGTAGGACTCCACCGCCAGGGGGCCGCGCAGCACCTTCCCGTCGAAGAGGAGCCGTAGGGCGGGTGCGAAACCGGAGCACACGACGATGGTCTCGGGGCTGGTGCGCACGCCTCGCGCGCGTGCCAGGTACTCGGCGAGGGCACGTCGCAGCTCGGGCCGGCCCCGGGGGTCACCGGGCCCGAACGCCTCGTGGGGCGCCGCGTTCAGCGCCCGCCGCGCGGCGGCCAGCCAGGCCGTACGGGGGAAGGACGCGGCGTCCGGCAGGCCTTGCCGCAGGTTGTGGGCGGGCGGCTCCGGCTGTGCCGGCGTCGGTCGGGGCGCCCGCGGGGGAGTGAGCGGCTTCGCTCTGGGGGCCACCCGTGTCCCCGACCCCTGGCGGGCGACCAGCCAGCCCTCGGCGACGAGTTCGGCGTAGGCCTCGGCGACGGTGTTGCGGGCCAGACCGAGGTCGGCGGCGAGCGACCGGTAGGGAGGGAGCCGGGTGCCCGGGGCCAGCCGTCCGTCCCCTA contains these protein-coding regions:
- a CDS encoding PLP-dependent aminotransferase family protein, encoding MADSWVNPAERVGSDLYVDLNPDMSGGGGRRAALGRALREAIGDGRLAPGTRLPPYRSLAADLGLARNTVAEAYAELVAEGWLVARQGSGTRVAPRAKPLTPPRAPRPTPAQPEPPAHNLRQGLPDAASFPRTAWLAAARRALNAAPHEAFGPGDPRGRPELRRALAEYLARARGVRTSPETIVVCSGFAPALRLLFDGKVLRGPLAVESYGLPFHRSVLQAARVRTVPLTLDEHGARTAELSALKGVRAALLTPAHQFPTGGPLHPERRAAAVDWARGSGGLLLEDDYDGEFRYDREPVGAVQGLDPQRVVYLGSLSKSLSPALRLGWMVLPDHLVEPVLRVKGEREAWAGVTDQLTLADFIESGHYDRHIRRTRQRYRDRRDRLVGLLAHRAPHIALTGIAAGLHAVLGLPPGTERSVTGAAARERVAVDGLAGFRHPAATMPAHDGLVVGYAAPPDHGFGAALDALCRILPPPPDGS
- a CDS encoding exodeoxyribonuclease III → MFTVTSVNVNGLRAAAKKGFVEWLERTSADVVCLQEVRAEPQQLPEHVREPEGWHVVHAPAAAKGRAGVSLYTRRASDRVQVGFGSAEFDGSGRYVEVDLPGVTVASLYLPSGEVGTERQDEKIRFMGEFLAYLKGLRERAAADGREVVVCGDWNIAHQQADLKNWRGNTKNSGFLPEEREWLSRVLDPAEGGYVDVVRALHPGVDGPYSWWSYRGRAFDNDAGWRIDLAVATPGLAARAVEGHVERAATHAERWSDHAPVTVVFRPRD
- a CDS encoding GntR family transcriptional regulator, whose protein sequence is MSARPLYVQLADVIAKKIESGELAPDRPIPSENHLADEYGVARLTARRAAQELRERGLIVTVRGKGSFVVQQPPANAPEGNGTAD
- a CDS encoding D-2-hydroxyacid dehydrogenase family protein, with the protein product MRLRCAVLDDFQGVATTVADWSPLQERVEVVSFTEHIATEGELALALEDFDIVVTLRERVPFPAPLLDRLPRLKLLIASGMRNSVIDYAAAERNGVTVCGTESTSTPPVELTWALLLGLARGIVTENNALRANGPWQSTVGADLHGRRLGLLGLGKIGSRVARVGLAFGMEVVAWSQNLTEERTDEVGVQLAGSQEELLATSDFVSLHLVLSDRTRGLLGAPELALLKPTAYLVNTSRAALVDQDALLAVLREGRIAGAGVDVFDVEPLPADHPLRTAPRLLATPHLGYVSQNNYRTYYGQAVEDIEAFLAGEPVRRLG
- a CDS encoding GNAT family N-acetyltransferase; the protein is MNIRRVSYDHPDAVKLNDEVQAEYHVRYGDGGDATPMDPADFRPPNGVYLLAYDENDTPVASGGWRVQNTNGEGNRDGDAELKRMYVAEGMRGRGLARRILAALEEDARAAGRLRMVLETGTQQPEAVALYTSSGYEPCEKFGYYRFHDSSLCYAKPL